The following coding sequences lie in one Cotesia glomerata isolate CgM1 linkage group LG5, MPM_Cglom_v2.3, whole genome shotgun sequence genomic window:
- the LOC123264871 gene encoding huntingtin-interacting protein K, whose protein sequence is MADEDVNGDSDEVQQEKSQKKVAKYDSGAADLERVTDYAEEKEISSSDGFSCALSIIGDRRNKEQAEKKAKERELLKVSIKKEDVDLIMKELEINRTRAERTLREHRGNIVEALVTLTN, encoded by the exons atggctGACGAAGATGTTAATGGTGATTCCGATGAAGTGCAGCAGGAAAAGTCACAAAAGAAAGTCGCTAAGTATGACAGCGGGGCTGCAGATTTAGAAAGAGTCACTGATTACGCTGAGGAAAAAGAAATTTCCTCGTCCGATGGTTTCTCGTGT gCGCTAAGTATAATTGGTGACAGGCGTAATAAAGAACAAGCGGAGAAAAAAGCTAAGGAAAGAGAATTGTTAAAAGTTTCTATCAAAAAAGAGGATGTTGATTTAATT atgAAAGAATTGGAAATAAATCGGACTAGAGCTGAAAGAACCTTACGAGAACACCGAGGTAATATCGTCGAAGCTTTGGTGACGCTGAccaactaa
- the LOC123264850 gene encoding DNA excision repair protein ERCC-1 has product MSDKEQPPPKIPKVNPGTSAGISSSRSAGSSILVNSKQRGNPLLKFIKSVPWEYSEVVPDYVMGSTTCALFLSIKYHQLNPDYIHDRLKLLGTAYQLRVLLVHIDVPEPNHALKHLTRICILADLTLMLAWSNEDAARIIETYKIFEYKPPEMIMERGDSDPQLKLISALTSVRSVNKTDALTLLRNFGTIADILKASPEALSLCPGFGIQKAKRLHKVLHEPFLRNPSSSPVKSN; this is encoded by the exons ATGAGTGATAAAGAGCAGCCTCCTCCCAAAATTCCGAAAGTAAATCCAGGAACTTCAGCAGGGATATCTTCTTCGAGGAGTGCTGGCAGCTCAATCCTTGTTAATTCTAAACAg AGAGGAAACCCGCtgttaaaattcataaaaagtgTACCATGGGAATATTCAGAAGTAGTTCCAGATTATGTGATGGGTTCAACAACATGTGCGttatttttgtcaataaaGTATCATCAGTTAAATCCAGATTATATACATGATCGTTTAAAATTACTTGGAACTGCATATCAATTACGTGTATTACTTGTTCAT ATTGATGTGCCAGAACCAAATCACGCCTTAAAACATTTAACAAGAATTTGTATCCTAGCTGATTTAACGCTGATGTTAGCTTGGAGCAATGAAGATGCTGCTAGAATTATagaaacttataaaattttcgagtACAAACCTCCGGAGATGATTATGGAACGTGGTGATAGTGATCCGCAActgaaa ctGATAAGTGCATTGACATCAGTGAGATCAGTCAATAAAACAGATGCACTGACATTATTGAGAAATTTCGGAACAATTGCTGACATTTTAAAAGCATCACCAGAAGCACTTTCATTGTGTCCAGGCTTTGGAATTCAGAAAGCTAAAAGATTGCATAAAGTATTACATGAACCCTTTTTACGTAATCCAAGTTCCAGTCCTGTaaaatctaattaa
- the LOC123264820 gene encoding cleavage stimulation factor subunit 2 isoform X3, giving the protein MTNTAISDQSLMDKSMRSVFVGNIPYEATEEGLKDIFSEVGPVLSFKLVYDRETGKPKGYGFCEYKDQETALSAMRNLNGHETNGRTLRVDNACTEKSRMEMQVLLQGQNTENPYGEAVQADKAPEAISKAVASLPPEQMFELMKQMKLCVQNNPNEARQMLLQNPQLAYALLQAQVVMRIVDPHTAVSMLHKANPIPSVLQAADKPAVPTTTVPAIHTSIPPPRIEEAWAAARAAVPPAINPPAPIFASQDVDLRTLDRQIDPRLARMDQDLRAPAQPQIPQPIAPVSVPPVIPPPVIDTRNTGFMPDKDPRADRFGRDPRDPRMTIDPRIAKVNAPATIVPPPVQRPVVTSTVPPIAPSTLNSTQPPTTAGIPSNNSTVTSRLMAGMSSSGSIPSGASDQEKAALIMQVLQLSDEQIAMLPPEQKQSILVLKEQIAKSTQR; this is encoded by the exons atgACGAACACAGCAATTTCCGATCAATCCTTAATGGATAAATCAATGCGCAGTGTTTTTg ttggaAATATTCCATATGAAGCTACTGAAGAGGGTTTGAAAGATATTTTCAGTGAAGTTGGTCCAGTTTTATCATTcaa attaGTGTACGACCGAGAGACTGGAAAGCCAAAAGGCTATGGGTTCTGCGAGTACAAGGACCAAGAAACCGCCTTGAGCGCGATGCGAAATTTGAATGGTCATGAAACTAACGGCAGAACACTGAGAGTCGACAACGCGTGTACTGAGAAAAGTAGAATGGAGATGCAGGTTTTGCTCCAAGGCCAGAACACGGAGAACCCTTATGGAGAAGCTGTGCAGGCAGACAAGGCTCCAGAGGCGATCAGCAAGGCAGTGGCGTCTCTCCCGCCTGAGCAAATGTTCGAGCTGATGAAACAGATGAAGCTCTGCGTTCAAAATAATCCTAATGAAGCGAGACAAATGCTGCTGCAGAATCCCCAGTTGGCTTACGCGCTTCTTCAGGCGCAAGTTGTCATGAGGATTGTAGACCCTCACACTGCTGTCAGCATGCTCCACAAAGCGAATCCTATTCCTAGTGTCTTGCAAGCTGCTGACAAACCCGCGGTTCCTACAACTACTGTTCCTGCTATTCATACTTCTATTCCACCGCCAAGGATTGAAGAAGCTTGGGCTGCTGCTAGGGCTGCTGTTCCACCGGCTATTAATCCACCAGCTCCTATTTTTGcta gtcaAGACGTTGATTTGCGAACCTTAGACCGTCAAATAGATCCAAGACTCGCCAGGATGGACCAAGATTTACGAGCACCAGCTCAGCCCCAAATACCGCAACCAATAGCACCAGTGAGTGTGCCTCCAGTGATTCCACCTCCGGTCATTGACACGCGCAACACTGGATTCATGCCTGATAA AGACCCCAGAGCTGACAGGTTTGGACGCGATCCACGTGACCCCAGGATGACAATTGATCCCAGAATTGCTAAAGTCAACG CTCCGGCAACAATAGTTCCACCTCCGGTCCAAAGACCCGTTGTTACATCGACGGTACCACCAATAGCACCAAGCACATTAAATTCAACTCAACCACCTACAACAGCTGGTATTCCTTCTAATAATTCAACAGTGACTTCGAGGCTTATGGCTGGCATGTCTTCATCCGGTAGCATTCCATCTGGTGCTTCCGATCAAGAAAAA gCGGCTTTGATTATGCAAGTGCTTCAATTATCAGATGAACAAATAGCGATGTTACCACCAGAACAAAAGCAGAGTATCCTTGTTCTTAAAGAACAAATTGCTAAAAGTACACAACGCTAG
- the LOC123264820 gene encoding cleavage stimulation factor subunit 2 isoform X1, whose protein sequence is MTNTAISDQSLMDKSMRSVFVGNIPYEATEEGLKDIFSEVGPVLSFKLVYDRETGKPKGYGFCEYKDQETALSAMRNLNGHETNGRTLRVDNACTEKSRMEMQVLLQGQNTENPYGEAVQADKAPEAISKAVASLPPEQMFELMKQMKLCVQNNPNEARQMLLQNPQLAYALLQAQVVMRIVDPHTAVSMLHKANPIPSVLQAADKPAVPTTTVPAIHTSIPPPRIEEAWAAARAAVPPAINPPAPIFASQDVDLRTLDRQIDPRLARMDQDLRAPAQPQIPQPIAPVSVPPVIPPPVIDTRNTGFMPDKFNNLSSALPAEGIESFCRDPRADRFGRDPRDPRMTIDPRIAKVNAPATIVPPPVQRPVVTSTVPPIAPSTLNSTQPPTTAGIPSNNSTVTSRLMAGMSSSGSIPSGASDQEKAALIMQVLQLSDEQIAMLPPEQKQSILVLKEQIAKSTQR, encoded by the exons atgACGAACACAGCAATTTCCGATCAATCCTTAATGGATAAATCAATGCGCAGTGTTTTTg ttggaAATATTCCATATGAAGCTACTGAAGAGGGTTTGAAAGATATTTTCAGTGAAGTTGGTCCAGTTTTATCATTcaa attaGTGTACGACCGAGAGACTGGAAAGCCAAAAGGCTATGGGTTCTGCGAGTACAAGGACCAAGAAACCGCCTTGAGCGCGATGCGAAATTTGAATGGTCATGAAACTAACGGCAGAACACTGAGAGTCGACAACGCGTGTACTGAGAAAAGTAGAATGGAGATGCAGGTTTTGCTCCAAGGCCAGAACACGGAGAACCCTTATGGAGAAGCTGTGCAGGCAGACAAGGCTCCAGAGGCGATCAGCAAGGCAGTGGCGTCTCTCCCGCCTGAGCAAATGTTCGAGCTGATGAAACAGATGAAGCTCTGCGTTCAAAATAATCCTAATGAAGCGAGACAAATGCTGCTGCAGAATCCCCAGTTGGCTTACGCGCTTCTTCAGGCGCAAGTTGTCATGAGGATTGTAGACCCTCACACTGCTGTCAGCATGCTCCACAAAGCGAATCCTATTCCTAGTGTCTTGCAAGCTGCTGACAAACCCGCGGTTCCTACAACTACTGTTCCTGCTATTCATACTTCTATTCCACCGCCAAGGATTGAAGAAGCTTGGGCTGCTGCTAGGGCTGCTGTTCCACCGGCTATTAATCCACCAGCTCCTATTTTTGcta gtcaAGACGTTGATTTGCGAACCTTAGACCGTCAAATAGATCCAAGACTCGCCAGGATGGACCAAGATTTACGAGCACCAGCTCAGCCCCAAATACCGCAACCAATAGCACCAGTGAGTGTGCCTCCAGTGATTCCACCTCCGGTCATTGACACGCGCAACACTGGATTCATGCCTGATAA atttaataatttaagcaGCGCTCTTCCTGCTGAGGGAATAGAAAg tttctGCAGAGACCCCAGAGCTGACAGGTTTGGACGCGATCCACGTGACCCCAGGATGACAATTGATCCCAGAATTGCTAAAGTCAACG CTCCGGCAACAATAGTTCCACCTCCGGTCCAAAGACCCGTTGTTACATCGACGGTACCACCAATAGCACCAAGCACATTAAATTCAACTCAACCACCTACAACAGCTGGTATTCCTTCTAATAATTCAACAGTGACTTCGAGGCTTATGGCTGGCATGTCTTCATCCGGTAGCATTCCATCTGGTGCTTCCGATCAAGAAAAA gCGGCTTTGATTATGCAAGTGCTTCAATTATCAGATGAACAAATAGCGATGTTACCACCAGAACAAAAGCAGAGTATCCTTGTTCTTAAAGAACAAATTGCTAAAAGTACACAACGCTAG
- the LOC123264820 gene encoding cleavage stimulation factor subunit 2 isoform X2, producing the protein MTNTAISDQSLMDKSMRSVFVGNIPYEATEEGLKDIFSEVGPVLSFKLVYDRETGKPKGYGFCEYKDQETALSAMRNLNGHETNGRTLRVDNACTEKSRMEMQVLLQGQNTENPYGEAVQADKAPEAISKAVASLPPEQMFELMKQMKLCVQNNPNEARQMLLQNPQLAYALLQAQVVMRIVDPHTAVSMLHKANPIPSVLQAADKPAVPTTTVPAIHTSIPPPRIEEAWAAARAAVPPAINPPAPIFASQDVDLRTLDRQIDPRLARMDQDLRAPAQPQIPQPIAPVSVPPVIPPPVIDTRNTGFMPDNFCRDPRADRFGRDPRDPRMTIDPRIAKVNAPATIVPPPVQRPVVTSTVPPIAPSTLNSTQPPTTAGIPSNNSTVTSRLMAGMSSSGSIPSGASDQEKAALIMQVLQLSDEQIAMLPPEQKQSILVLKEQIAKSTQR; encoded by the exons atgACGAACACAGCAATTTCCGATCAATCCTTAATGGATAAATCAATGCGCAGTGTTTTTg ttggaAATATTCCATATGAAGCTACTGAAGAGGGTTTGAAAGATATTTTCAGTGAAGTTGGTCCAGTTTTATCATTcaa attaGTGTACGACCGAGAGACTGGAAAGCCAAAAGGCTATGGGTTCTGCGAGTACAAGGACCAAGAAACCGCCTTGAGCGCGATGCGAAATTTGAATGGTCATGAAACTAACGGCAGAACACTGAGAGTCGACAACGCGTGTACTGAGAAAAGTAGAATGGAGATGCAGGTTTTGCTCCAAGGCCAGAACACGGAGAACCCTTATGGAGAAGCTGTGCAGGCAGACAAGGCTCCAGAGGCGATCAGCAAGGCAGTGGCGTCTCTCCCGCCTGAGCAAATGTTCGAGCTGATGAAACAGATGAAGCTCTGCGTTCAAAATAATCCTAATGAAGCGAGACAAATGCTGCTGCAGAATCCCCAGTTGGCTTACGCGCTTCTTCAGGCGCAAGTTGTCATGAGGATTGTAGACCCTCACACTGCTGTCAGCATGCTCCACAAAGCGAATCCTATTCCTAGTGTCTTGCAAGCTGCTGACAAACCCGCGGTTCCTACAACTACTGTTCCTGCTATTCATACTTCTATTCCACCGCCAAGGATTGAAGAAGCTTGGGCTGCTGCTAGGGCTGCTGTTCCACCGGCTATTAATCCACCAGCTCCTATTTTTGcta gtcaAGACGTTGATTTGCGAACCTTAGACCGTCAAATAGATCCAAGACTCGCCAGGATGGACCAAGATTTACGAGCACCAGCTCAGCCCCAAATACCGCAACCAATAGCACCAGTGAGTGTGCCTCCAGTGATTCCACCTCCGGTCATTGACACGCGCAACACTGGATTCATGCCTGATAA tttctGCAGAGACCCCAGAGCTGACAGGTTTGGACGCGATCCACGTGACCCCAGGATGACAATTGATCCCAGAATTGCTAAAGTCAACG CTCCGGCAACAATAGTTCCACCTCCGGTCCAAAGACCCGTTGTTACATCGACGGTACCACCAATAGCACCAAGCACATTAAATTCAACTCAACCACCTACAACAGCTGGTATTCCTTCTAATAATTCAACAGTGACTTCGAGGCTTATGGCTGGCATGTCTTCATCCGGTAGCATTCCATCTGGTGCTTCCGATCAAGAAAAA gCGGCTTTGATTATGCAAGTGCTTCAATTATCAGATGAACAAATAGCGATGTTACCACCAGAACAAAAGCAGAGTATCCTTGTTCTTAAAGAACAAATTGCTAAAAGTACACAACGCTAG
- the LOC123265333 gene encoding uncharacterized protein LOC123265333, with product MGTRLRTLKTKQKGLGGRGRLTGKVIDKLTVYYGLSIRRHCDSIEDMKSAIMATFYHYGSTDENPNHDMRPKDKDSWCSYQRAEASGELGTYTQDYSPLPPDVLKAIKPIYDDLSNYNLLSRCVGGFNQNNNESFNQLVWKICPKTVNTSSTIVQIAAYIATCIFNEGTNSLLMIMDTLGLNCGSNSHRYAEKLDAARVKVADQRANDNTREGRMLRRQQQIDVLETSTMAEELLYGPGIDDSI from the exons ATGGGGACTCGACTGCGTACTCtgaaaactaaacaaaaaggTCTTGGTGGTAGAGGTAGGCTTACAGGAAAagtaatagacaaattaactGTGTACTATGGTTTATCAATACGTCGTCATTGCGATTCTATTGAAGATATGAAATCTGCTATTATGGCAACTTTTTACCACTACGGTTCGACTGATGAAAATCCGAATCATGATATGCGTCCCAAAGACAAAGATTCTTGGTGCTCTTACCAGCGCGCTGAAGCAAGTGGAGAGCTTGGTACTTATACTCAAGATTATTCTCCCTTACCTCCTGATGTTTTAAAAGCTATTAAACCGATTTACGACGATctcagtaattataatttactttcaaGATGTGTAGGTGGATTCaatcagaataataatgagaGCTTCAACCAACTAGTGTGGAAAATATGCCCAAAAACCGTGAATACTAGTTCTACTATCGTACAAATTGCTGCATACATAGCtacttgtatatttaatgaaggtacaaattcattattaatgattatggaTACCCTAGGACTTAATTGTGGGTCTAATTCCCATCGGTATGCTGAAAAATTGGATGCTGCACGTGTGAAAGTGGCAGATCAGCGCGCCAACGACAACACTCGGGAAGGCAGAATGCTTCGTAGGCAACAGCAAATTGATGTTTTGGAAACTTCCACAATGGCTGAAGAACTATTATATGGCCCAGGAATAGATGACTCGat ATGA
- the LOC123264780 gene encoding RING finger protein 17 isoform X2: MKEDDHSTEEIEVEISKSFVHIHGVLQLLEERMMQVVYEERRKERTQVEEIDNSLQVLKEQIESAIVTAVFAKKHSENVSHQMIIDEFKELLKLPCHLVEPQYLAKQSNLKFQINSEEIIETIKNNCDIIMSPSNDSYKLVCIDELQNDQITDKSENLSQIPPILFQKQTEKSPEVSPPSSETSGSSGRQSLTLNSESESSVIESDTSAMHSVEGSAKSIRTTEKQIRNGIEVTITHIDNPNAFYIRATMNDGKFRELEKKLEKYNEVNTQVPRKIVEGGLYVIHRSGNPRWYRGRIMGSKSAEGPVFYPVYQVFAIDHGFTDVEIGIANIRNLFEDLLDIPPLVQKFSLYDISPIGESWCRDSVAHMEEIIDSAERAPILYTTKQGGKDLLIPVSPTTFPLSLRDALIFLGYGKFISTARLYRINPSASNVFHHDHLAPDQLFDAVYLNSYSPECIYVRKASYNEHYFENMVQKMTEDYKSTKRIKGYIYCPETGMNVAVPHENSWYRGVIVDIVQVRVIEVLLVDLGINTTIDYKKIRRLDSRYSQSTVRAIKLSLKDAKPLDPAEGWSPETNAAIKQFMNPINIQVVIYDSVTIDGFLHHTASIINKNRLSLALYLQYLKISAQTVSTGVLEKMQSRFKSIQSKKKSFKRRKSSKKPKNQLPKLEDPYKVQVMISLVKSPFEIYVTSVHESTAINDIVKKMQRFYETHSTDEQVKLVEDTVCAVYSKDHNCYYRAKIKKVISSEEVIVFLIDYGETAQVAASDLLSLGAELYDIPIHVFKVKLAGIAPCGGSESWIASSIQSLQELLDQNGDFFISKVAESEDDAMLVDMFFQQSIVDDPCAPARSETWTINRELVDKGYALPIKGFNDRKLKVLASDLHEEMNFSSCDLSKLGTSNESSEESEGGENDEDPEEETKSQDSEKTLKDEKEGEENPEFKDVPFPNFAAFPSDIPQWLPAEPIELSEPFNALVTDINWDGYLHLVPIKNNCDTIRWIENTLNEKFRDSTWKKETWNIGDMCIAKFQDTWSRALVHRVQEKIAIEYIDYGNMMWQDEKFLRKELLLENVPRQATKCKVYEMIPDTPNTIWRQEDLDKLHVLLVDKVCQVTIVSQSPEVLVIIELLEPKCNLITYLTENFIVKLKKVMSDDVMLNGKNYKIKYGGQLEKLEDEDDSESENSDDVIIEIEDMTDLDLQSMEIEANLEAENYHENNDDLPENDLSILIMKELGLTNGDFIPSEGSNYPIFTLPVEVRSFEAVMGHVDTSKPNIVYLHPISSKDHPAFQYFKKKYDAMMYSIGFNIGDCSTLPFFEIGDPCLAVYSKDNAWYRCTIMTDRGSDGLTQVEFIDWGSVEWKSKEEIRKIPKDWMKVPRMAIKCRLWNTRITDNSSGAVDWLHKACEKVKFNVQVMKRENGCTVVQIYDMKNPQRLFYQPLIDRRVFEAELKDIY; the protein is encoded by the exons ATGAAAGAGGATGATCATTCAACAGAGGAGATTGAAGTTGAAATTAGCAAAAGTTTTGTTCATATTCATGGAGTCCTGCAACTTCTCGAAGAGCGCATGATGCAAGTGGTGTATGAAGAGAGGCGCAAAGAAAGGACACAGGTCGAGGAGATTGATAACAGCTTGCAGGTTCTTAAAGAACAGATAGAGTCTGCTATTGTG accGCTGTATTTGCAAAGAAGCATTCAGAGAATGTCAGTCATCAAATGATAATCGATGAGTTTAAAGAACTATTAAAGCTTCCGTGTCATCTTGTAGAACCACAGTATCTCGCTAAACAATCTAATTTAAA atttcaaataaattctgAAGAAATAATAGAAACAATAAAGAATAACTGTGACATTATAATGTCGCCTTCTAATGATTCATACAAACTGGTTTGTATCGACGAACTACAAAATGACCAAATTACGGACAAATCTGaaaatttgtcacaaattCCTCCGA ttttattcCAAAAGCAAACAGAAAAATCTCCAGAAGTATCACCGCCATCTTCAGAAACATCAGGCTCGTCTGGAAGACAATCCCTGACATTAAATTCAGAATCCGAGAGCTCAGTAATTGAGTCAGATACTTCAGCAATGCATTCTGTGGAGGGTTCGGCAAAAAGTATCCGAACGACTGAAAAGCAAATTAgaaatg GCATAGAGGTGACAATCACACATATTGATAACCCAAATGCTTTCTACATACGAGCGACGATGAATGATGGAAAGTTTAGAGagctagagaaaaaattagagaAGTACAATGAAGTTAACACTCAAGTACCTCGAAAAATTGTTgaag GTGGCTTGTATGTAATTCATCGCAGTGGAAATCCAAGGTGGTATCGCGGACGTATTATGGGATCTAAATCTGCAGAGGGTCCAGTTTTTTACCCGGTCTACCAAGTGTTTGCGATCGACCACGGGTTCACTGATGTTGAAATTGGAATAGCTAATATCAGAAATTTATTCGAAGATCTATTAGATATTCCTCCGTTGGTTCAAAAGTTCTCGTTGTATGACATCTCACCGATCGGAGAATCTTGGTGCCGTGATTCTGTCGCTCACatggaagaaataattgactc agctGAAAGAGCGCCAATATTATACACAACCAAACAAGGAGGCAAAGATTTACTAATTCCAGTCAGCCCAACAACCTTCCCGCTATCATTGCGCGATGCTTTGATTTTTCTAGGCTACGGCAAGTTTATTTCAACAGCTCGATTATAC AGAATAAATCCTTCAGCTTCTAATGTATTCCACCATGACCATTTGGCTCCTGATCAGTTATTCGACGCTGTTTATTTGAATTCTTATTCACCGGAATGCATTTATGTAAGAAAGGCTTCTTACAATGAACATTATTTCGAAAATATGGTACAAAAAATGACTGAAGATTACAAAAGTACCAAAAGAATCAAAGGATATATTTACTGTCCTGAAACTG gaatGAACGTTGCTGTACCTCACGAAAATTCGTGGTACCGAGGAGTAATTGTTGATATTGTTCAAGTCAGAGTTATTGAAGTTTTGCTAGTAGATCTTGGTATCAACACAactattgattataaaaaaattcgccGACTTGATTCACGTTATTCTCAATCGACTGTACGg gcAATTAAACTCTCCCTGAAAGACGCAAAGCCATTGGACCCAGCCGAAGGCTGGTCACCGGAAACCAACGCAGCGATCAAGCAATTTATGAATCCGATCAATATTCAAGTAGTCATCTACGACAGCGTAACAATTGACGGGTTTCTTCATCACACTGCCtcgataataaacaaaaaccGCTTGTCACTGGCGCTGTACCTCcagtatttaaaaatctccGCTCAGACAGTCAGTACCGGAGTACTAGAAAAAATGCAGTCCCGATTCAAGAGCATCCAGTCGAAGAAAAAGAGCTTCAAACGTCGCAAGAGTTCAAAGAAGCCCAAGAACCAGCTCCCGAAATTGGAGGACCCCTACAAGGTCCAGGTGATGATCTCTCTGGTCAAGTCTCCTTTTGAAATCTACGTGACGAGCGTCCACGAGAGCACGGCTATCAACGATATAGTAAAGAAGATGCAGCGGTTCTACGAAACTCACTCGACTGATGAACAGGTTAAGCTCGTCGAAGACACTGTCTGCGCTGTCTACAGCAAGGACCACAACTGCTACTACCGTGCGAAGATAAAGAAGGTAATTTCTTCTGAAGAAGTCATCGTCTTCTTGATAGACTACGGGGAGACTGCCCAAGTGGCCGCGAGCGACCTTCTCAGCCTTGGAGCCGAGCTCTACGACATTCCCATCCACGTGTTCAAGGTTAAGCTCGCTGGAATTGCTCCCTGTGGCGGGTCAGAGTCTTGGATCGCAAGTTCTATCCAGTCGCTTCAAGAACTTCTCGATCAAAACGGAGACTTCTTCATCAGCAAGGTCGCTGAGAGCGAGGACGATGCCATGCTAGTTGACATGTTCTTCCAACAGTCGATAGTTGACGACCCTTGTGCTCCAGCTCGGTCAGAAACTTGGACAATCAACCGCGAGTTGGTCGACAAAGGCTACGCGCTTCCTATCAAGGGTTTCAATGATCGGAAACTTAAAGTCCTGGCCAGTGATCTTCACGAAGAAATGAATTTCAGCTCCTGTGACTTGTCCAAACTTGGAACCAGCAACGAGTCCAGTGAAGAAAGTGAGGGTGGAGAAAATGATGAGGATCCTGAAGAAGAAACTAAATCTCAGGACAGCGAAAAAACGCTTAAAGACGAAAAAGAAGGAGAAGAAAATCCTGAGTTCAAGGACGTTCCTTTTCCGAATTTTGCAGCTTTTCCTTCGGATATTCCTCAGTGGCTCCCTGCGGAACCAATTGAACTTTCAGAGCCGTTCAATGCCCTGGTCACTGACATCAACTGGGACGGCTATCTTCATCTGGTacccattaaaaataattgtgacACGATTAGGTGGATTGAAAATACtctcaatgaaaaattccgcGACTCGACTTGGAAGAAAGAAACCTGGAATATTGGAGATATGTGCATTGCTAAGTTCCAGGACACCTGGTCCCGGGCACTGGTACATCGCgttcaagaaaaaattgcaattgaaTACATCGACTACGGGAATATGATGTGGCAAGACGAGAAATTTCTACGCAAAGAACTTCTTCTTGAGAACGTTCCGAGACAAGCTACCAAGTGCAAGGTTTATGAGATGATTCCTGATACTCCGAATACAATCTGGCGGCAGGAAGATTTGGATAAGCTTCACGTTTTGTTGGTAGATAAAGTTTGCCAGGTTACTATTGTCTCACAGTCGCCGGAGGTTTTGGTCATTATTGAGTTGTTGGAACCTAAATGCAATTTGATAACTTATTTAACGgagaattttattgttaaactaaaaaag gtaaTGTCCGACGATGTTATGCTGAacggaaaaaattataaaattaaatatggggGTCAACTTGAAAAACTTGAAGACGAAGATGATTCTGAATCGGAAAATTCCGATGATGTTATCATAGAAATAGAAGATATGACAGACCTGGACCTTCAGTCGATGGAAATTGAAGCGAACTTGGAAGCTGAAAATTACCACGAAAATAATGATGATTTACCGGAAAATGActtgtcaattttaattatgaagGAGCTGGGACTGACAAATGGTGACTTCATTCCTTCAGAAGGTTCAAATTACCCGATTTTCACCTTGCCGGTAGAGGTACGAAGCTTCGAAGCAGTAATGGGCCACGTTGACACTTCAAAGCCCAATATTGTGTACTTGCACCCGATTTCTAGCAAGGATCATCCGGCATTTCAGTACTTCAAGAAAAAGTATGACGCGATGATGTACTCCATTGGGTTCAATATTGGTGATTGCTCTACATTGCCGTTCTTTGAAATAGGCGACCCTTGCTTGGCCGTGTACAGTAAAGACAACGCCTGGTACCGATGCACGATCATGACTGATCGAGGCAGTGATGGATTGACTCAAGTCGAGTTCATCGACTGGGGCTCGGTCGAGTGGAAGAGCAAAGAAGAAATACGGAAAATTCCCAAGGACTGGATGAAGGTTCCGAGGATGGCCATCAAGTGCCGGCTCTGGAACACCCGGATTACGGATAATTCTTCGGGAGCTGTTGATTGGCTCCACAAAGCTTGCGAAAAGGTCAAGTTTAATGTCCAGGTTATGAAGCGAGAAAATGGATGCACTGTCGTTCAAATTTATGACATGAAGAATCCTCAAAGACTTTTCTACCAGCCTTTGATTGATCGCAGAGTCTTCGAAGCTGAgttaaaagatatttattaa